One genomic region from Amycolatopsis sp. FBCC-B4732 encodes:
- a CDS encoding DUF3558 domain-containing protein, translated as MAAIMAGSLLISACNGTPKAPETTTSTPPSTSSANSDVPTVQSPLPATALDGSPCDTALTGSQLAHFLGQSTPAKPSDTELGPMCQWSSASGSGAGITVTYQTQSEQGIGLAYENVKPKAARWQQLEPVQGFPAVAYTNTEDKRACVIVVGVTDKLAFSTALTLGDKSAAEGKDCFDVAPQVADTVLTNVKARA; from the coding sequence GTGGCCGCGATCATGGCCGGCAGCTTGCTGATCTCCGCGTGCAACGGCACCCCGAAAGCACCGGAGACCACCACATCCACACCGCCGAGCACCAGTTCGGCGAACAGCGACGTACCCACGGTCCAGAGTCCCCTCCCGGCGACGGCACTCGATGGCAGTCCGTGCGACACCGCACTCACCGGCAGCCAGCTCGCCCACTTCCTCGGACAGTCGACCCCGGCCAAGCCCAGTGACACCGAACTCGGCCCGATGTGCCAGTGGAGCAGTGCCTCAGGATCGGGAGCGGGCATCACGGTCACCTACCAAACGCAATCCGAACAGGGGATCGGGCTGGCTTACGAGAACGTGAAGCCCAAGGCCGCGCGTTGGCAGCAGCTCGAGCCGGTCCAAGGATTTCCCGCCGTCGCCTACACGAACACCGAGGACAAGCGTGCCTGCGTGATCGTCGTCGGCGTGACCGACAAGCTGGCGTTCTCGACGGCGTTGACGCTCGGCGACAAGTCCGCGGCCGAAGGCAAGGATTGCTTCGACGTCGCGCCGCAAGTGGCCGACACCGTGCTCACCAACGTCAAGGCGCGCGCCTGA